A stretch of the Elephas maximus indicus isolate mEleMax1 chromosome 3, mEleMax1 primary haplotype, whole genome shotgun sequence genome encodes the following:
- the LOC126072306 gene encoding cytochrome P450 4F3-like isoform X3: MFPTASNEELVLGAPGPAAILPKDIKFYSLLKPWLGDGLLLSGGDKWSRHRHLLTPAFHFQVLKPYVKMFNETVNFMHAKWQRLACDGSIRLEMFENISLMTLDSLQKCVFSFDSHCQEKPSEYLAGILELSALVLKRYNRLFFLHLDFLYHLTPDGRRFHRACRLVHDFTDAVIKKRRHTLSDQGIGEFLNAKTKAKTLDFIDVLLLSKDENGKQLSDEDIRAEADTVMFGGHDTTASGLCWALYNLARHPEYQERCRQEVRELLKDRQPEEIEWDDLAQLPFLTMCIKESLRLHPPATSISRTCTQDVVLPDGCVIPKGNTCVINIFAIHHNPSVWPDPEVYNPYRFDPENTQKRSPLAFIPFSAGPRNCIGQTFAMTEMKVVLALTLLRFRVLPDHREPRRKPEVVLRAEGGLWLRVEPLVEGPK; this comes from the exons ctgccattttacccaaggacattAAGTTCTACAGCCTCTTGAAGCCCTGGCTGG GGGACGGGCTCCTGCTGAGTGGTGGTGACAAGTGGAGCCGCCACCGCCACCTGCTGACACCCGCCTTCCACTTTCAAGTCCTGAAGCCCTACGTGAAGATGTTCAATGAGACCGTGAACTTCATGCAC GCCAAGTGGCAGCGCCTGGCCTGTGATGGCAGTATCCGTCTGGAAATGTTTGAGAACATCAGCCTCATGACCCTGGACAGTCTGCAGAAATGCGTCTTCAGCTTTGACAGCCACTGCCAGGA GAAGCCCAGTGAATACCTTGCTGGCATCTTGGAGCTTAGTGCCCTTGTGCTGAAACGGTACAATCGGCTCTTCTTCTTGCACTTGGACTTCTTGTATCACCTCACTCCTGATGGGCGGCGCTTCCACAGGGCCTGCCGCCTGGTACATGACTTCACAGATGCCGTCATCAAGAAGCGGCGCCACACCCTCTCAGATCAGGGTATCGGTGAGTTCCTCAATGCCAAGACTAAGGCCAAGACTTTGGACTTCATCGATGTGCTCCTGCTGAGCAAG GATGAAAATGGGAAGCAGTTATCAGATGAGGACATCCGAGCGGAGGCAGACACCGTCATGTTCGGGG GCCACGACACCACGGCCAGTGGCCTCTGCTGGGCCCTGTACAACCTTGCGAGGCACCCAGAATACCAGGAGCGCTGCCGGCAGGAGGTGCGAGAGCTCCTGAAGGACCGCCAACCAGAGGAGATTGAATG GGACGACCTGGCCCAGCTGCCCTTCCTGACCATGTGCATCAAAGAAAGTCTACGGCTGCATCCCCCAGCCACCTCCATTTCCCGCACCTGTACTCAGGACGTGGTGCTCCCTGACGGCTGTGTCATCCCCAAAG GGAACACCTGTGTCATCAACATCTTTGCCATCCATCACAACCCATCTGTGTGGCCGGATCCTGAG GTATACAACCCCTACCGCTTTGATCCAGAAAACACCCAGAAGAGGTCACCGCTGGCTTTTATTCCTTTCTCAGCGGGGCCCAG GAACTGTATCGGGCAGACGTTCGCTATGACTGAGATGAAGGTGGTCCTAGCGCTCACGCTGCTGCGCTTCCGCGTCCTGCCAGACCACAGGGAACCTCGGCGGAAGCCAGAAGTGGTCCTGCGCGCTGAGGGCGGGCTGTGGCTGCGGGTGGAGCCCTTGGTCGAGGGCCCGAAGTGA